The Streptomyces sp. NBC_00440 genome contains a region encoding:
- a CDS encoding ABC transporter permease translates to MTVWKTSMRNFFAHKGRMALSAVAVLLSVGFVCGTLVFTDTMNTTFDKLFAATASDVTVSPKSVKGADNSTQNGKPDSLPASAVRQVEKADGVRSAQGGVSSMSVTVVNGHNKDVGSSNGAPTIAGNWTPNETKSMEISSGHAPRGPTEVMVDADTAKKHHLKLGDELRTITVSGDIRARISGIATFKVTNPGAAVVYFDTATAQHELLGGPGLFTNISVNAEPGVSDARLKQNVEAVLHGPYKFETQKENADANRSEVGSFLDVMKYAMLGFAGIAFLVGIFLIINTFSMLVAQRTREIGLMRALGSSRKQVNRSVLVEALLLGVFGSVLGVGAGVGLAVGLMKVMSSVGMDLSTEDLTVKWTTPVVGMLLGVIVTIVAAYVPARRAGKISPMAALRDSGMPADGSAGRIRAAIGLVLTGGGAAALLAAAAANKSGQGSLYLGLGVVLTLIGFVVIGPLLAGVVVRGISTVVLRIFGPVGRMAERNALRNPRRTGATGAALMIGLALVACLSVVGSSMVASATDELDRSVGADFIIQSGSGQLIVPQAQKALEAAPGIEHVTNYKAVDSRLTGPDGKSEDQSVIAADPTYAQDLRRETVSGDLSAAYGKDAMSVGDAYAKKHHIKVGDTMSVAFRGGRTAKLKIAAITSDDTNVDKGAMYLNITTAARYVPADRMPPNVIMFAKAKDGQEKAAYAGLKKSLAKYPQYKVQDQTDFKQDLKDQIGQLLNIVYGLLALAIIVAVLGVVNTLALSVVERTREIGLMRAIGLSRRQLRRMIRLESVVIALFGALLGLGLGMGWGTSAQKILALEGMGVLEIPWSTIITVFVASAFVGLFAALIPAFRAGRMNVLNAIATD, encoded by the coding sequence ATGACCGTCTGGAAGACCTCGATGCGCAACTTCTTCGCGCACAAGGGGCGGATGGCGCTCTCCGCAGTCGCCGTCCTGCTGTCGGTCGGCTTCGTGTGCGGCACGCTCGTCTTCACCGACACCATGAACACCACGTTCGACAAGCTCTTCGCGGCCACCGCGTCGGACGTCACGGTCAGCCCCAAGTCCGTCAAGGGCGCCGACAACAGCACCCAGAACGGCAAGCCGGACTCGCTGCCCGCCTCCGCGGTGCGGCAGGTCGAGAAGGCCGACGGGGTGCGGTCGGCGCAGGGCGGCGTCAGCAGCATGAGCGTGACGGTCGTCAACGGCCACAACAAGGACGTGGGTTCCAGCAACGGCGCCCCGACGATCGCCGGCAACTGGACGCCCAACGAGACCAAGTCGATGGAGATCAGCTCCGGCCACGCGCCGCGCGGTCCCACCGAGGTGATGGTCGACGCGGACACCGCGAAGAAGCACCACCTCAAGCTGGGTGACGAGCTGCGCACGATCACCGTCAGCGGTGACATCAGGGCCCGGATATCCGGTATCGCCACCTTCAAGGTGACCAACCCGGGCGCGGCCGTCGTGTACTTCGACACCGCCACCGCGCAGCACGAACTGCTGGGCGGCCCCGGCCTCTTCACGAACATCTCCGTCAACGCCGAGCCCGGTGTGAGCGATGCCCGGCTGAAGCAGAACGTGGAAGCGGTGCTGCACGGCCCGTACAAGTTCGAGACGCAGAAGGAGAACGCGGACGCCAACCGCTCGGAGGTCGGCTCGTTCCTCGACGTCATGAAGTACGCGATGCTCGGCTTCGCCGGAATCGCCTTCCTCGTCGGCATCTTCCTGATCATCAACACCTTCTCGATGCTGGTCGCCCAGCGCACCCGTGAGATCGGCCTGATGCGGGCGCTCGGTTCCAGCCGCAAGCAGGTCAACCGCTCGGTACTGGTCGAGGCGCTGCTGCTCGGTGTCTTCGGCTCGGTCCTCGGGGTCGGTGCCGGTGTCGGCCTCGCGGTCGGGCTGATGAAGGTGATGAGTTCCGTGGGCATGGACCTGTCCACGGAGGATCTGACGGTCAAGTGGACGACTCCGGTCGTCGGCATGCTGCTCGGTGTCATCGTGACGATCGTCGCCGCGTACGTTCCGGCCCGCCGGGCCGGGAAGATCTCCCCGATGGCCGCGCTGCGGGACTCCGGTATGCCCGCAGACGGCAGCGCCGGCCGGATCAGGGCGGCGATCGGCCTGGTGCTCACCGGAGGCGGTGCGGCGGCGCTGCTCGCCGCGGCCGCCGCGAACAAGTCGGGGCAGGGTTCGCTCTACCTCGGCCTGGGTGTGGTCCTCACGCTCATCGGCTTCGTGGTCATCGGCCCGCTCCTCGCGGGTGTGGTGGTCCGGGGGATCAGCACGGTCGTGCTGCGGATCTTCGGCCCGGTCGGGCGGATGGCCGAGCGCAACGCGCTGCGCAACCCGCGGCGTACGGGAGCGACGGGCGCCGCGCTGATGATCGGGCTCGCGCTGGTGGCCTGTCTCTCGGTCGTCGGCTCGTCGATGGTGGCCTCGGCCACCGATGAGCTCGACAGGTCGGTCGGCGCGGACTTCATCATCCAGAGCGGCAGCGGCCAGCTGATCGTGCCGCAGGCCCAGAAGGCCCTGGAAGCGGCGCCGGGCATCGAGCACGTCACCAACTACAAGGCGGTCGACTCCCGGCTGACCGGGCCCGACGGGAAGAGCGAGGACCAGTCGGTCATCGCGGCCGACCCGACGTACGCACAGGACCTGCGGCGCGAGACCGTCTCGGGTGACCTCTCGGCTGCGTACGGCAAGGACGCCATGTCGGTCGGTGACGCCTACGCCAAGAAGCACCACATCAAGGTCGGCGACACCATGTCCGTCGCGTTCAGGGGCGGCCGGACGGCGAAGCTGAAGATCGCGGCCATCACCTCGGACGACACGAACGTCGACAAGGGCGCGATGTATCTGAACATCACGACGGCCGCGCGGTACGTGCCCGCCGACAGGATGCCGCCGAACGTCATCATGTTCGCCAAGGCCAAGGACGGCCAGGAGAAGGCCGCCTACGCCGGGCTGAAGAAGTCCCTGGCCAAGTACCCGCAGTACAAGGTGCAGGACCAGACCGACTTCAAGCAGGACCTGAAGGACCAGATCGGGCAGCTGCTCAACATCGTCTACGGGCTGCTGGCGCTGGCGATCATCGTCGCGGTGCTCGGTGTGGTGAACACGCTGGCCCTGTCGGTCGTCGAGCGGACCAGGGAGATCGGCCTGATGCGGGCGATCGGCCTCTCGCGCCGGCAGCTGCGCCGGATGATCCGGCTGGAGTCGGTGGTCATCGCGCTCTTCGGTGCGCTGCTCGGTCTGGGGCTCGGGATGGGCTGGGGCACGTCGGCCCAGAAGATCCTCGCCCTGGAGGGCATGGGGGTCCTGGAGATCCCGTGGTCGACGATCATCACGGTCTTCGTCGCCTCGGCGTTCGTGGGCCTGTTCGCCGCCCTGATCCCGGCGTTCCGGGCGGGCCGGATGAACGTACTGAACGCGATCGCGACCGACTGA
- a CDS encoding ABC transporter ATP-binding protein, whose translation MTTAVTIPRHGGTGGRTAVAVRARQVVKAYGSGETRVVALDHVDVDIARGQFTAIMGPSGSGKSTLMHCLAGLDTVSSGQIYLDETEITGLKDKKLTQLRRDRIGFIFQAFNLLPTLNAIENITLPMDIAGRRPDAQWLRQVVETVGLADRLKHRPTQLSGGQQQRVAVARALAAQPEIIFGDEPTGNLDSRAGAEVLGFLRKSVSELGQTIVMVTHDPVAASYADRVLYLADGRIVDEMYGPTADQVLDRMKDFDARGRTS comes from the coding sequence GTGACAACGGCTGTGACCATTCCCAGGCACGGGGGTACTGGAGGGCGTACGGCCGTTGCCGTGCGAGCGCGGCAGGTCGTCAAGGCGTACGGATCGGGCGAGACCCGGGTCGTCGCGCTCGACCACGTCGATGTGGACATCGCCCGCGGCCAGTTCACCGCGATCATGGGCCCTTCGGGCTCCGGCAAGTCGACGCTGATGCACTGCCTCGCCGGCCTCGACACCGTGAGCAGCGGCCAGATCTATCTGGACGAGACCGAGATCACCGGGCTCAAGGACAAGAAGCTCACCCAGCTGCGCCGGGACCGTATCGGCTTCATCTTCCAGGCGTTCAACCTGCTGCCCACGCTCAACGCCATCGAGAACATCACGCTGCCGATGGACATCGCGGGCCGCAGGCCGGACGCGCAGTGGCTGCGGCAGGTGGTGGAGACCGTCGGGCTCGCGGACCGGCTCAAGCACCGGCCGACGCAGCTCTCCGGCGGTCAGCAGCAGCGGGTCGCCGTGGCGCGTGCCCTGGCCGCGCAGCCCGAGATCATCTTCGGTGACGAGCCGACCGGGAACCTCGACTCCCGTGCGGGGGCCGAGGTGCTGGGCTTCCTGCGCAAGTCGGTCTCCGAGCTGGGCCAGACCATCGTCATGGTCACGCACGACCCGGTGGCCGCCTCGTACGCGGACCGGGTGCTCTACCTCGCGGACGGCAGGATCGTGGACGAGATGTACGGCCCGACGGCCGACCAGGTCCTCGACCGGATGAAGGACTTCGACGCGCGCGGGCGGACGTCATGA
- a CDS encoding cellulose-binding protein, whose amino-acid sequence MSSAAVSPHGFTGVRGRGYRPEQVDRFVAELSDDRDGAWERAARLTVLTKEMEATSAALAEQVAGLAPQTYETLGERARTLITLVTEEAAGLRGEALAVAQQLHDEAGVVERGLRDAARADADAALAAAEAHAQQVLAAAQGTSDELRIGSRKDAKQWRGEALGVLREMRERTAAALAELEKEHGERADAAERELAAREADFDARHADLIARAEARLAEARRALSVTEESARHGQEDAEAQAAELVAHARARAERTAREADRVLRENGEAQDELRAHMSHVRSSLASLTGRAPATEGS is encoded by the coding sequence ATGAGTTCAGCAGCGGTGTCACCTCATGGCTTCACGGGCGTGCGGGGTCGTGGGTACCGGCCCGAGCAGGTCGACCGGTTCGTCGCGGAACTCTCGGACGACCGCGACGGTGCCTGGGAGCGCGCGGCGCGGCTGACCGTCCTCACCAAGGAGATGGAGGCCACGTCCGCCGCGCTGGCCGAGCAGGTGGCCGGGCTCGCCCCGCAGACGTACGAGACGTTGGGGGAGCGGGCCCGGACGCTGATCACGCTGGTCACTGAGGAGGCTGCCGGGCTGCGCGGCGAGGCGCTGGCGGTGGCCCAGCAGCTCCATGACGAGGCGGGCGTGGTGGAACGGGGGCTGCGGGACGCGGCGCGGGCGGACGCGGACGCGGCGCTGGCCGCGGCCGAGGCGCACGCCCAGCAGGTGCTGGCGGCCGCGCAGGGCACGTCCGACGAGCTGCGGATCGGTTCGCGCAAGGACGCGAAGCAGTGGCGCGGTGAGGCGCTGGGCGTGCTGCGGGAGATGCGGGAGCGCACGGCGGCTGCGCTGGCGGAGCTGGAGAAGGAGCACGGCGAGCGCGCCGATGCGGCTGAGCGTGAACTGGCCGCCAGGGAGGCCGACTTCGATGCCCGTCATGCGGATCTGATCGCCCGGGCCGAGGCCCGTCTGGCGGAGGCGCGGCGGGCGCTGTCGGTGACGGAGGAGTCGGCGCGGCACGGCCAGGAGGATGCGGAGGCGCAGGCGGCGGAGCTGGTTGCGCACGCCCGGGCCCGCGCGGAGCGCACAGCACGGGAGGCGGATCGGGTCCTGCGCGAGAACGGCGAGGCGCAGGACGAGCTGCGGGCGCACATGTCCCATGTGAGGAGCAGCCTGGCCTCACTGACGGGAAGGGCCCCGGCGACAGAGGGCAGCTGA
- a CDS encoding SUKH-4 family immunity protein, translating to MVTFAQAQERAEEWVNGDVAAYQHREVRVREFDLGFVVWAEDRAEGPSGGGGRQRLVIARDGGEATLWPGLPVGEVVRRYEEEYGVTGDAPAAPEPPQRIDLNQTSFLLTPPEWLQDAADKLGIPDRRSGSGAGSGDGAGAGAPAAGGSWGTSGGSPSAGGGASPSWPGAGAGVGAGASAGSDVSGGSSASGGAGGGHAPAAGAGVPADGTPWAGTDTNAAPGGPDGSVPLPGTVFAPPLAGSDDEGAPPPGVAPEAKTALMSGGSGLPRTTIAPALSGPQQQPQPPQQPQPPQQPQPPQFPQPSPLPQQPSMGGQQPPQSLPQPPSQTPPGPGAPLPPAAGQVPGQGPAAGPGAGDIADAATSKATAPPRSARGSGVTTPPPPGAPGTPGARPDAAPPLPPGVPAGGYVRTQLVSHLGPEGPQPPGPPGASGAPGAPQTPGQQPPGQPGVPQPPVPPTPPPPGGSTGGGSGGDVHQAATMLAGPSLGGQGSLGGRGPGGQGGLGGARPAGPPGAPQPPGPPGVPGAGVPQPPGPPGRPGQAAPPTPPPPGGSIGGDVHHAATMLAGPGGTPPPGRIPPPGPAQPPGPVPPPQGAAYGYPQQPPGGLPTVGPGYQAVLRYRAQDGSEQQLIRRSAPGTPHPEWQMLHELRAMNVPPQQVIELHTELESCELPGGYCARMIRETWPQVRITSVAPYGKDHASRQQGMQHLLTHQGELHQVADGPARPAPVRAPLPAVQPAPPVPPQGVAHELAQAFGPQGVFRFDQRAVSRQGVPEAVAQTLVWAGLPVDFGPFFWAQAVPGQPVPTLAELAAQRQVQPASDAGSYLVMGSDFGRAICVQYGTANIVAVPVEAGPGGRPVAPQFVNSGLPEFVRSLALLGRMWRLRFGLTPEQAGRWTVDFQAQLLMLDPAALGSPESWWSVLLEQMWDGLL from the coding sequence ATGGTGACCTTTGCGCAGGCGCAGGAGCGCGCGGAAGAGTGGGTCAACGGGGACGTGGCCGCGTATCAGCACCGTGAGGTGCGGGTACGGGAGTTCGACCTCGGTTTCGTGGTGTGGGCGGAGGACCGCGCGGAGGGCCCTTCGGGTGGTGGCGGCCGTCAGAGGCTGGTGATCGCGCGGGACGGCGGTGAGGCGACGCTGTGGCCCGGGCTGCCGGTCGGCGAGGTGGTGCGGCGGTACGAGGAGGAGTACGGGGTGACGGGCGATGCGCCTGCGGCGCCGGAGCCGCCGCAGCGGATCGATCTGAACCAGACGTCGTTCCTGCTGACTCCGCCGGAGTGGCTGCAGGACGCGGCGGACAAGCTGGGGATTCCTGACCGGCGGTCGGGGTCCGGGGCTGGATCCGGGGATGGTGCGGGTGCTGGTGCGCCTGCTGCGGGGGGCAGTTGGGGTACGTCGGGTGGGAGCCCGTCGGCCGGCGGCGGTGCGTCGCCTTCCTGGCCGGGAGCAGGCGCGGGCGTGGGCGCGGGTGCGTCGGCAGGGTCCGACGTGTCCGGTGGTTCCAGTGCGTCCGGTGGTGCCGGCGGGGGCCATGCGCCCGCAGCCGGTGCGGGCGTCCCGGCGGACGGGACCCCGTGGGCCGGGACCGACACCAATGCGGCGCCGGGTGGTCCGGACGGTTCGGTTCCGCTGCCCGGGACCGTGTTCGCGCCGCCGCTGGCCGGTTCGGACGACGAGGGTGCCCCGCCGCCCGGTGTGGCGCCCGAGGCCAAGACGGCGCTGATGTCCGGTGGCAGCGGGCTGCCGAGGACGACCATCGCGCCCGCGCTGAGCGGACCCCAGCAGCAGCCCCAGCCGCCGCAGCAGCCCCAGCCGCCGCAGCAGCCTCAGCCGCCGCAGTTCCCGCAGCCCTCGCCGCTGCCTCAGCAGCCGTCGATGGGGGGTCAGCAGCCGCCGCAGTCGTTGCCGCAGCCCCCGTCGCAGACGCCGCCGGGTCCGGGTGCGCCTCTGCCGCCCGCCGCCGGTCAGGTTCCGGGCCAGGGCCCCGCTGCCGGCCCCGGTGCCGGTGACATCGCCGACGCCGCGACCAGCAAGGCCACCGCGCCCCCGCGGTCGGCGCGAGGCAGTGGTGTGACCACGCCGCCCCCGCCCGGCGCCCCGGGCACCCCGGGTGCGCGGCCCGATGCTGCTCCGCCGCTGCCGCCGGGTGTTCCGGCCGGTGGTTACGTACGTACGCAGCTGGTCTCGCACCTCGGCCCCGAGGGCCCGCAGCCGCCCGGACCGCCCGGTGCGTCCGGTGCCCCGGGTGCGCCGCAGACTCCCGGTCAGCAGCCGCCCGGTCAGCCCGGCGTGCCGCAGCCGCCCGTGCCGCCGACGCCTCCGCCGCCCGGCGGAAGTACCGGTGGGGGCTCCGGTGGCGATGTGCACCAGGCGGCGACGATGCTGGCGGGTCCGAGTCTGGGCGGCCAGGGCAGTCTCGGTGGTCGCGGTCCCGGGGGCCAGGGCGGTCTCGGCGGTGCCAGGCCTGCCGGTCCGCCCGGTGCGCCGCAGCCGCCGGGTCCGCCCGGTGTGCCCGGTGCGGGTGTGCCGCAGCCGCCCGGTCCGCCGGGCCGGCCCGGTCAGGCCGCTCCGCCGACGCCTCCGCCGCCCGGTGGGAGCATCGGTGGCGATGTGCACCACGCGGCCACCATGCTGGCCGGCCCCGGGGGCACGCCGCCGCCCGGCCGGATTCCGCCTCCCGGTCCTGCGCAGCCGCCCGGTCCCGTGCCGCCGCCGCAGGGTGCCGCGTACGGGTATCCGCAGCAGCCCCCCGGTGGGCTGCCGACGGTGGGCCCCGGCTATCAGGCCGTGCTGCGCTACCGCGCGCAGGACGGTTCGGAGCAGCAGCTCATCCGCCGTTCCGCGCCCGGCACCCCGCACCCCGAGTGGCAGATGCTGCACGAGCTGCGGGCCATGAACGTGCCGCCGCAGCAGGTCATCGAGCTGCACACGGAGCTGGAGTCGTGCGAGCTGCCGGGTGGGTACTGTGCGCGGATGATCCGGGAGACCTGGCCGCAGGTCCGGATCACCAGCGTCGCCCCGTACGGCAAGGATCACGCCAGCCGCCAGCAGGGGATGCAGCATCTGCTGACCCATCAGGGCGAGTTGCACCAGGTCGCGGACGGTCCGGCGCGGCCGGCGCCGGTGCGGGCCCCGCTGCCGGCGGTGCAGCCGGCGCCGCCGGTCCCGCCGCAGGGTGTCGCGCACGAACTGGCGCAGGCCTTCGGGCCGCAGGGCGTCTTCCGTTTCGACCAGCGGGCCGTGTCCCGCCAGGGTGTGCCGGAGGCCGTGGCGCAGACGCTGGTGTGGGCGGGGCTGCCGGTCGATTTCGGCCCGTTCTTCTGGGCGCAGGCGGTGCCGGGCCAGCCGGTGCCGACGCTGGCCGAGCTGGCCGCGCAGCGCCAGGTGCAGCCCGCGTCCGACGCGGGGTCGTATCTGGTGATGGGCTCCGACTTCGGGCGGGCGATCTGTGTGCAGTACGGCACGGCGAACATCGTGGCCGTGCCGGTGGAGGCGGGTCCTGGCGGCCGTCCGGTGGCGCCGCAGTTCGTGAACTCCGGGCTGCCCGAGTTCGTACGGTCGCTGGCGCTGCTGGGCCGGATGTGGCGGCTGCGCTTCGGCCTCACCCCGGAGCAGGCCGGCCGGTGGACGGTCGACTTCCAGGCGCAGTTGCTGATGCTGGATCCGGCGGCGCTCGGTTCGCCGGAGAGCTGGTGGTCGGTCCTGCTGGAGCAGATGTGGGACGGGCTGCTCTGA
- a CDS encoding SMI1/KNR4 family protein, which produces MTTGRLGQQAAPPNAAYAGQLVSFPDPVRAARHPRGVRVDGNGFPDFSPYARAAAEIAEPPEGFGVDELRLTDYVSANAALAASGHELWDTIPAVATPHGWTWHHVPGARRLELVPVEVKALLRHHGGLATAAVDQNKRGTRPLQDTRPVHFGLPRGAVAVGEQLVLAAEEDLGYRLPAAYRSFLKAAGGCAPVGTALDAELGLLVDQPFFTVRDEAAVNDLVYVNKCLRDHLTKDYLGVGFVQGGIVAVKVKGGAVGTVWFCAYDDARDQDAWPPAERVERLLLPCGEDFDAFLERLAGNPPELETVANLMVDGGFAQAVPVSAEG; this is translated from the coding sequence ATGACGACAGGTCGGCTCGGGCAGCAAGCCGCGCCACCGAACGCGGCTTATGCCGGGCAGCTCGTGAGCTTCCCGGACCCGGTCCGGGCCGCGCGCCACCCCCGTGGGGTGCGGGTGGACGGGAACGGCTTCCCGGATTTCTCGCCGTACGCGCGCGCGGCCGCGGAGATCGCGGAACCCCCGGAGGGGTTCGGCGTCGACGAGTTGCGGCTGACGGACTATGTGTCGGCCAATGCCGCGCTGGCGGCCTCGGGGCACGAGCTGTGGGACACGATCCCGGCCGTTGCCACGCCGCACGGCTGGACCTGGCACCACGTGCCCGGTGCGCGCCGTCTGGAACTCGTACCGGTCGAGGTCAAGGCGCTGTTGCGGCATCACGGCGGGCTGGCGACGGCGGCCGTCGACCAGAACAAGCGGGGTACGCGTCCGCTGCAGGACACCCGGCCGGTCCATTTCGGGCTGCCCAGGGGTGCGGTGGCGGTCGGCGAGCAGCTGGTTCTGGCCGCTGAGGAGGATCTCGGGTACCGGCTGCCTGCCGCGTACCGGTCGTTCCTGAAGGCGGCGGGCGGCTGTGCGCCGGTCGGGACCGCGCTGGACGCGGAGTTGGGCCTGCTGGTGGACCAGCCGTTCTTCACGGTGCGCGACGAGGCCGCTGTCAATGACCTGGTGTACGTGAACAAGTGTCTGCGGGACCATCTGACGAAGGACTATCTGGGCGTGGGTTTCGTCCAGGGCGGGATCGTCGCCGTGAAGGTGAAGGGCGGCGCTGTCGGCACGGTCTGGTTCTGTGCGTACGACGATGCCAGGGACCAGGACGCGTGGCCGCCGGCGGAGCGGGTGGAGCGGTTGCTGCTGCCGTGCGGTGAGGATTTCGATGCGTTCCTGGAGCGGCTCGCGGGGAATCCGCCGGAGCTGGAGACAGTGGCGAACCTGATGGTGGACGGCGGCTTCGCGCAGGCCGTCCCGGTCTCGGCCGAGGGGTGA
- a CDS encoding YwqJ-related putative deaminase produces the protein MHTAQTPHTPHTVPSPQTGAPSPQTGPAGDPRLRWSSTETRPPELLHRRDGILPTVAAALSVRGADTLTSTAGKADQPPTLHPLVHDFLTTLTSGQRERFTGRCPEAILLSRHLTAVEGTRSKRASRKPLTNGEARRTLKHAKVTARHIREDGDPLHGSYAPPCRSCTAMLAHFGVRAVDPTTEKG, from the coding sequence ATGCACACCGCACAGACACCGCACACACCACACACAGTGCCGTCACCGCAGACCGGAGCGCCGTCACCGCAGACCGGGCCGGCCGGCGACCCACGTCTGCGCTGGAGCAGTACGGAAACCCGCCCGCCCGAACTCCTCCACCGCAGAGACGGCATCCTCCCCACAGTCGCCGCGGCACTCTCCGTCCGCGGCGCCGACACCCTCACCTCCACCGCGGGCAAGGCCGACCAGCCCCCCACACTCCACCCGCTGGTCCACGACTTCCTCACCACCCTCACCAGCGGCCAGCGCGAACGATTCACCGGACGCTGCCCCGAAGCGATCCTGCTCTCCCGCCACCTCACCGCCGTAGAAGGCACCCGCTCCAAACGGGCCTCCCGCAAACCCCTCACCAACGGCGAAGCCCGCCGCACCCTCAAACACGCCAAAGTCACCGCCCGCCACATCCGCGAGGACGGCGACCCCCTCCACGGCAGCTACGCACCGCCCTGCCGCTCCTGTACGGCGATGCTCGCCCACTTCGGCGTACGCGCAGTCGACCCCACCACCGAGAAGGGCTGA
- a CDS encoding SUKH-3 domain-containing protein — MPPHPQDAPDAPAVPSTRFPDTVDAALREAGWLPGRWDIRGAEQWADTLRAHVSPAGHQHAVFPAAVEAWAEFGGLRITGPAPGRQTAPAPVLIDPLSGLHLARTLADLGRALDTEIAPLGDEGDGRALLAIDSEGRIYSIDHTGDWYLGHDIDQGLVTLITGLQAVRLGSG; from the coding sequence ATGCCGCCGCACCCGCAGGACGCGCCGGACGCACCCGCCGTCCCCAGCACCCGCTTCCCCGACACCGTGGACGCCGCGCTGCGCGAAGCGGGCTGGCTGCCCGGCCGCTGGGACATCCGGGGCGCCGAACAGTGGGCCGACACCCTGCGCGCCCACGTCTCACCCGCCGGCCACCAGCACGCGGTCTTCCCCGCGGCCGTCGAAGCCTGGGCCGAATTCGGCGGACTGCGCATCACCGGCCCCGCACCCGGCCGCCAGACAGCACCCGCCCCGGTCCTGATCGACCCGCTCAGCGGCCTGCACCTCGCCCGCACCCTCGCCGACCTGGGCCGCGCACTCGACACCGAGATCGCCCCGCTCGGCGACGAAGGAGACGGCCGGGCACTGCTCGCCATCGACTCCGAAGGCCGCATCTACAGCATCGACCACACCGGCGACTGGTACCTCGGCCACGACATCGACCAGGGCCTCGTCACCCTCATCACCGGACTCCAGGCAGTCAGACTGGGCTCGGGGTAA
- a CDS encoding sensor histidine kinase: MTATGAHDATATGLTARGWWWWERRRSAVLDVGLGVVSALECALEGVDFSGQAGLPVPFGVVFGLLAGFVLVLRRRWPIAVVLVSIATTPAQMGFLMGIVGLYTLAASDVPRRLTGALTVMATLGTLIVTFVRLRHGMGAEDGSPGSQFVVLGSVFMSLGLTAPPVLLGLYTGARRRLMESLRERADSLERELSLLADRAEERAEWARTEERTRIAREMHDVVAHRVSLMVVHAAALQAVALKDPAKASKNAALVGDMGRQALTELREMLGVLRSGEPVRAPAAVPLAAVGVAAAAAAAAAVEDGPCLDELDVLVGQSRAAGMVVELLVEGVAGPYDALVEQTAYRVVQEALTNVHKHAAGAKTRVRLAHRTAEVALQIENGPSDAGAADAGLPSGGNGLLGMRERVTALGGVFVSGPTEAGGFRVSAVLPEQRPAGQS, encoded by the coding sequence ATGACCGCAACGGGGGCGCACGACGCCACGGCCACGGGGCTGACCGCCCGTGGCTGGTGGTGGTGGGAACGGCGGCGCAGTGCCGTGCTGGATGTGGGGCTGGGTGTTGTCTCGGCTCTTGAGTGTGCGTTGGAGGGTGTCGATTTCTCCGGGCAGGCCGGGCTTCCCGTGCCGTTCGGGGTGGTGTTCGGGCTGTTGGCCGGATTCGTACTGGTGCTTCGGCGGCGGTGGCCGATCGCGGTGGTGCTGGTGTCGATCGCCACCACGCCCGCCCAGATGGGTTTCCTGATGGGCATCGTCGGGCTCTACACGCTCGCCGCGTCCGATGTGCCGCGTCGGCTGACCGGTGCGCTGACGGTGATGGCGACGCTCGGCACGCTCATCGTGACGTTCGTGCGGCTGCGGCACGGCATGGGGGCCGAGGACGGCAGTCCGGGATCGCAGTTCGTCGTGCTCGGATCCGTCTTCATGTCGCTGGGGCTGACGGCCCCGCCCGTGCTGCTGGGGCTGTACACCGGGGCGCGCCGCCGGCTCATGGAGAGTCTGCGGGAGCGGGCGGACAGTCTGGAGCGTGAGCTGTCGCTGCTGGCGGACCGGGCCGAGGAGCGGGCCGAGTGGGCGCGTACGGAGGAGCGGACGCGGATCGCGCGGGAGATGCACGATGTGGTCGCGCACCGGGTGAGTCTGATGGTGGTGCATGCGGCGGCTCTGCAGGCGGTGGCGTTGAAGGATCCGGCGAAGGCGTCGAAGAACGCGGCGCTGGTGGGGGACATGGGGCGGCAGGCGCTGACCGAGTTGCGGGAGATGCTCGGGGTGCTGCGTTCCGGTGAGCCGGTGAGGGCTCCGGCGGCGGTGCCGCTGGCGGCGGTCGGGGTGGCTGCTGCGGCGGCTGCTGCGGCAGCGGTGGAGGACGGGCCGTGCCTGGATGAGCTGGATGTGCTCGTGGGGCAGTCGCGGGCGGCGGGGATGGTGGTGGAGCTGCTGGTGGAGGGTGTGGCCGGACCGTACGACGCGCTGGTGGAGCAGACGGCGTACCGGGTGGTGCAGGAGGCGCTGACGAATGTGCACAAGCACGCTGCCGGGGCGAAGACCCGGGTGCGGCTGGCGCATCGGACAGCCGAGGTCGCTCTGCAGATCGAGAACGGTCCTTCGGACGCGGGTGCGGCCGATGCGGGGCTGCCCAGCGGGGGGAACGGGCTGCTGGGGATGCGGGAGCGGGTGACCGCGCTGGGCGGGGTGTTCGTGTCGGGGCCCACGGAGGCCGGGGGGTTCCGGGTGTCGGCGGTGTTGCCGGAGCAGCGGCCGGCCGGACAGAGCTGA